Proteins encoded in a region of the Mucispirillum schaedleri ASF457 genome:
- the rpmA gene encoding 50S ribosomal protein L27, translating into MAHKKAGGSSRNGRDSHSKRLGVKKFGGELVKAGNIIIRQRGTKYKPGEGVGIGKDDTLFALIPGYVKFVNKGRLGQFVMIETEKAC; encoded by the coding sequence ATGGCTCATAAGAAAGCAGGCGGTAGTTCTCGTAACGGCAGAGACAGCCATTCCAAAAGATTAGGTGTAAAAAAATTTGGCGGCGAATTAGTAAAAGCAGGTAACATTATCATTCGTCAAAGAGGCACTAAATATAAACCGGGCGAAGGTGTTGGTATTGGTAAAGATGATACATTATTCGCTCTTATTCCTGGCTATGTTAAGTTTGTTAATAAAGGCAGACTTGGTCAATTTGTAATGATTGAAACTGAAAAAGCATGTTAA
- a CDS encoding leucyl aminopeptidase family protein: MKISCRKKIAVDSKKDVILIPVYKNIRSLRLITGKKIDDEIQKIIQSDYFNFEEKESKSFYLDVNKKLKKIYIIHIPKEQEDARFYMELGAKTASIFKNDKISSFSIISFEDIYNEKKDFSSTKAFLEGFMFADYSFENFKSKKTPENTFEAEIITAMPRLKKYIDDNAEQWNTVFTNINIMKDLINTPANHLTPVLFAEFVKSNSHSAMNISIWDENDIKANNLNLLYAVGRGSSNMPRFIHIQYNGAPETSKNIALVGKGITFDSGGSSLKPAASMTTMKTDMSGAALMFAVTKLIAELELKININTYIPLAENIIGRNALVPGDVITSASGKTVEILNTDAEGRLILADALYMAAKTDPEIIIDAATLTGACIVALGPFCAGLFSNRKFLSKQVSDISWEVAEDVWELPLFDGYEQGINSTVADIQNMSTFGREGGALHAALFLKQFVDNYPWIHLDIAGPAYLEKSHPIFGKEATGFGLRLLFQFLKIHYLEDDNGRY, encoded by the coding sequence ATGAAAATTTCATGCAGAAAAAAAATAGCCGTTGATTCTAAAAAAGATGTAATATTGATACCGGTTTATAAAAACATTCGTTCTTTAAGACTGATTACTGGGAAAAAAATAGATGATGAAATACAAAAAATTATCCAGTCCGACTATTTTAATTTTGAAGAAAAAGAATCTAAAAGCTTTTATTTAGATGTTAATAAAAAACTTAAAAAAATATATATTATACATATTCCAAAAGAGCAGGAAGACGCAAGGTTTTATATGGAGCTTGGTGCAAAAACTGCATCTATTTTTAAAAATGATAAAATATCATCATTTTCTATAATTTCTTTTGAAGACATTTATAATGAAAAGAAAGATTTTTCAAGCACAAAAGCATTTTTAGAAGGGTTTATGTTTGCAGACTATTCCTTTGAAAACTTTAAGTCAAAGAAAACTCCAGAAAATACTTTTGAAGCAGAGATAATTACTGCTATGCCGCGACTTAAAAAATATATTGATGATAATGCAGAGCAGTGGAATACTGTTTTTACAAATATAAATATTATGAAAGATTTAATAAATACTCCTGCAAACCATTTAACACCTGTATTATTTGCAGAATTTGTTAAATCAAACAGCCATAGTGCTATGAATATATCTATATGGGATGAAAATGATATAAAAGCAAATAATCTAAACCTTTTATATGCAGTAGGAAGGGGAAGCAGCAATATGCCGCGGTTTATCCATATCCAGTATAATGGTGCACCAGAAACAAGTAAAAATATTGCACTTGTTGGCAAAGGTATCACTTTTGACAGCGGTGGCTCCAGTCTAAAACCTGCTGCCAGTATGACTACAATGAAAACAGATATGTCAGGTGCTGCCTTAATGTTTGCAGTAACAAAACTTATTGCTGAACTTGAACTTAAAATAAATATCAACACATATATACCATTGGCAGAAAATATTATAGGCAGAAACGCTCTTGTACCTGGTGATGTAATAACTTCTGCCAGTGGTAAAACTGTTGAAATATTAAATACAGATGCAGAGGGCAGGCTTATTTTAGCAGATGCACTTTATATGGCAGCAAAAACAGACCCTGAAATAATTATTGATGCTGCCACATTAACTGGTGCATGTATTGTGGCTCTTGGACCATTTTGTGCAGGTCTTTTCTCAAACAGGAAGTTTTTGAGCAAGCAGGTAAGTGATATTTCATGGGAAGTAGCAGAAGATGTGTGGGAACTGCCGCTTTTTGACGGCTATGAACAAGGTATAAACAGCACTGTTGCAGATATACAAAATATGAGCACTTTTGGCAGAGAAGGTGGGGCACTGCATGCTGCTTTATTTTTAAAACAGTTTGTAGATAACTACCCTTGGATACATTTAGATATTGCAGGACCTGCTTATTTAGAAAAATCTCACCCTATTTTTGGAAAAGAAGCAACAGGGTTTGGTTTAAGGCTTTTATTCCAGTTTTTGAAAATACATTATTTAGAGGATGATAATGGCAGATATTAG
- the obgE gene encoding GTPase ObgE: protein MKFIDTASIKLKAGNGGNGCISFRREKYVPKGGPNGGNGGNGASIYFIGDKSKHTLMDFRYKSIYKAPDGEKGKGSDMHGKAGEDLILPVPAGTIIRNAETGDIIADITNDGEKVLAALGGRGGRGNMNFATPEQRAPRYAEDGRPGQEIEVELELKLLADVGIIGFPNAGKSTFISVVSAAKPKIADYPFTTLTPNLGVIKDGHGGSFVIADMPGLIENAHAGAGLGQQFLRHIERTSLLLHFIDASHEESMVERYKTIRNELALYACSLKDKKEIVVAAKMDACNDDVFFEFEQYTKNNDITLFRISSLTRSGTKELIDYVSDIVKKHKVENEEAESDIEKQL from the coding sequence ATGAAATTTATTGATACAGCATCTATTAAACTAAAAGCAGGCAATGGTGGCAATGGCTGTATAAGTTTTCGCAGAGAAAAATATGTGCCAAAGGGCGGACCAAACGGCGGTAATGGTGGCAATGGTGCTAGTATTTATTTCATTGGTGATAAATCAAAACATACTTTAATGGATTTTCGCTATAAGTCAATCTACAAAGCACCAGACGGAGAAAAAGGCAAAGGAAGTGATATGCATGGAAAAGCAGGAGAAGATTTAATACTTCCTGTTCCTGCTGGCACTATTATCAGAAATGCAGAAACTGGTGATATTATAGCAGATATTACTAATGACGGGGAAAAAGTTTTAGCAGCTCTTGGGGGCAGGGGAGGCAGAGGCAATATGAACTTTGCTACACCAGAGCAGAGAGCACCACGATATGCAGAAGACGGCAGACCCGGGCAGGAAATAGAAGTTGAGCTTGAGCTTAAACTTTTAGCAGATGTTGGTATTATAGGGTTTCCTAATGCAGGTAAATCAACATTTATATCCGTTGTTTCTGCTGCAAAGCCAAAAATAGCAGATTATCCATTTACTACACTTACTCCAAACCTTGGGGTTATTAAAGACGGTCATGGTGGAAGTTTTGTCATAGCAGATATGCCGGGATTGATTGAAAATGCTCATGCAGGAGCAGGGCTTGGGCAGCAGTTTTTAAGACACATTGAAAGAACATCTCTTTTACTGCATTTTATAGATGCATCACATGAAGAATCCATGGTAGAAAGGTATAAAACTATTAGAAATGAACTTGCTCTCTATGCCTGTTCTTTAAAAGATAAAAAAGAAATAGTTGTAGCTGCAAAAATGGATGCATGCAATGATGATGTTTTTTTTGAATTTGAACAATATACAAAAAATAACGATATAACTCTTTTTAGAATATCATCACTTACACGCAGCGGCACAAAAGAATTAATAGATTATGTTTCTGATATAGTAAAAAAACATAAGGTAGAAAATGAAGAAGCTGAATCAGATATTGAAAAGCAGCTCTAA
- a CDS encoding copper chaperone PCu(A)C: MKKIILFTFIISAFLFQTGICGSIEVKNAIIYAAPPNANNGGAFMEIKNLTDKEMVLTGAENNVSRVTELHTHIEEQGMKKMVQVKEIKIAPKSSAVLKRGGDHIMLINLKKPLNAGDTVNIKLIFSNNETVNVDNIKVVKP, encoded by the coding sequence ATGAAAAAAATTATATTATTTACTTTTATCATTAGTGCATTTTTATTTCAGACGGGTATTTGCGGCAGTATTGAAGTAAAAAATGCTATAATTTATGCTGCACCACCAAATGCAAACAATGGTGGAGCATTTATGGAAATTAAAAATTTAACAGATAAGGAAATGGTGCTTACTGGGGCTGAAAATAATGTCAGCAGAGTAACAGAGCTTCATACACATATAGAAGAACAGGGTATGAAAAAAATGGTGCAGGTAAAAGAAATTAAAATTGCACCAAAATCTAGTGCTGTATTAAAAAGAGGTGGCGACCATATTATGCTTATTAACCTGAAAAAGCCATTAAATGCAGGTGATACAGTTAATATTAAACTTATTTTTTCTAATAATGAAACGGTTAATGTTGATAACATAAAAGTAGTAAAACCATGA
- the ccsA gene encoding cytochrome c biogenesis protein CcsA: MKFVKMFCSIYTTIVLLAIYAILCAAATFIEADASYGIQAAQDMIYRTTLFNIVHILLLLNLIAVFVYRKVWKSKKYYSIILHVSFIVILLGAALTRFFGFEGVVHIREHSSSNVIITDEEYLNIRVAIEDNIYYTNIPVRYNSVTQTKFHEKIPLNNSELEVKFNSYIQGNKNTPPVINVTASYNGDSKTMDLPQSYLDANIGETFELGGMYFQLVWGPAEIPVPFEIYLEDFILTRYPGSKSPSSYKSKILVTDYDDDSSFGYEIFMNNVLDYKGYRFFQSSYDQDEMGTIFSVNKDPGKIPTYIGYFLLTVGFILSFFGKGSRVWRLSHYLKKQKLYVYFIAFSSFLLLSASNLYAEDITLQNDNWIEVAYASNMGQSDNAAADEHAAHVPSQEDIDGLIKNISEKMQAHSEKAGRLLVQDMQGRIKPLDTLAMDMVHKLIRKDNFKGMNHVEIFLGMMMYYDYFQHIKMFPTSSEELREKLGTPKNEKYVSFADAYGENGEYKLKEYIDAAYQSNPAHRTKFQKDLIKFDEKMGIAYYMYTAQMFLVFPDITGNTTGFLSPGVAMASLDKDTTLKIQDLLKQYFEGVDKGLKENNWQDADKYLGLISEFQRTNGAHLIPAESRISAEIMMNKYNPFKNLTYIYVLLGIIMFVFVITAIIKNKAVNSTKGIIFTGITILAVVLHTAALICRWYVAGHAPWSNAYESMIYIAWAGALAGLLFFQRSLLAIAATNFVAGTTLFVANLGFMDPQIGTLVPVLKSYWLNIHVSVITASYSFFGLCFVLGIISMILFVLRSPKRAHIDQSIVNVHCINEISMILGLGLLTIGTFLGGVWANESWGRYWGWDPKETWSLITIVAYTIILHARFIKKLNNPYIFSVLSTLGFYTVMMTYFGVNYYLSGMHSYASGEPVPIPTFLYVMAALHIALIAASFMKRKLAMPSFSQNKDNA, translated from the coding sequence ATGAAGTTTGTTAAAATGTTTTGCTCAATATACACAACTATCGTGTTATTAGCAATTTATGCTATATTATGTGCAGCAGCAACATTTATTGAAGCTGATGCGTCATACGGCATACAGGCAGCTCAGGATATGATTTACCGCACAACATTATTTAATATAGTGCATATTCTTTTGCTGCTTAATCTTATTGCAGTTTTTGTATACAGAAAAGTCTGGAAGTCAAAAAAGTATTACAGCATAATACTGCATGTATCTTTTATAGTTATACTACTTGGTGCTGCATTAACAAGATTTTTTGGTTTTGAAGGTGTTGTGCATATTAGAGAGCATTCATCATCTAATGTAATCATTACTGATGAAGAATATTTAAATATAAGAGTAGCCATTGAAGATAATATTTATTATACAAATATTCCTGTTCGTTATAATAGTGTAACTCAAACTAAGTTTCATGAAAAAATACCTTTAAATAATTCAGAGCTGGAAGTAAAATTTAATTCATACATTCAAGGAAATAAAAATACTCCGCCTGTTATTAATGTTACAGCATCATATAATGGTGACAGTAAAACAATGGATTTACCGCAAAGCTATCTTGATGCAAATATTGGTGAAACATTTGAATTAGGTGGTATGTATTTTCAGCTTGTATGGGGTCCTGCAGAGATACCTGTTCCTTTTGAAATATATTTAGAAGATTTTATATTAACAAGATATCCGGGCTCAAAAAGTCCTTCTTCTTATAAGTCAAAAATATTAGTTACAGATTATGATGATGATTCCAGCTTTGGATATGAGATATTTATGAATAATGTGTTAGATTATAAAGGATATAGATTTTTTCAGTCATCTTATGACCAAGATGAAATGGGAACAATTTTTAGTGTAAATAAAGACCCGGGTAAAATCCCAACATATATTGGCTATTTTTTATTAACAGTTGGTTTTATACTTAGTTTCTTTGGAAAAGGAAGCAGAGTATGGAGACTAAGCCATTATCTTAAAAAACAGAAATTATATGTTTATTTTATAGCATTTTCATCATTTTTATTACTATCTGCATCAAACCTTTATGCTGAAGATATTACTTTGCAAAATGATAACTGGATAGAAGTTGCTTATGCATCTAATATGGGTCAGAGTGATAATGCAGCAGCTGATGAGCATGCAGCTCATGTGCCATCACAGGAAGATATTGATGGATTAATTAAAAATATTTCTGAAAAAATGCAGGCTCATTCAGAAAAAGCAGGCAGACTGCTTGTTCAGGATATGCAGGGTAGAATAAAACCCCTTGATACTCTTGCTATGGATATGGTTCACAAATTAATTAGAAAAGATAATTTTAAAGGAATGAACCATGTTGAAATATTTTTAGGTATGATGATGTATTATGACTATTTTCAGCATATTAAAATGTTTCCAACAAGCTCTGAAGAGTTAAGAGAAAAACTTGGAACTCCAAAAAATGAAAAATATGTTTCATTTGCAGATGCATATGGCGAAAATGGTGAATATAAACTTAAAGAATATATTGATGCAGCATACCAGTCAAACCCAGCACACAGGACAAAATTTCAAAAAGATTTAATCAAGTTTGATGAGAAAATGGGTATAGCATATTATATGTATACAGCACAGATGTTTTTAGTATTTCCTGATATTACAGGCAATACAACCGGCTTTTTATCCCCGGGTGTTGCAATGGCATCACTTGATAAGGATACTACGCTAAAAATACAGGATTTATTGAAACAGTATTTTGAAGGTGTAGATAAAGGCTTAAAAGAAAACAACTGGCAGGATGCAGATAAATATTTGGGTTTAATCAGTGAGTTCCAAAGAACAAATGGTGCTCATCTTATCCCAGCAGAAAGCCGTATAAGTGCAGAAATCATGATGAATAAATATAATCCATTTAAAAACTTAACTTATATTTATGTTTTACTTGGTATTATAATGTTTGTTTTTGTTATTACTGCTATTATAAAAAATAAAGCTGTAAACAGCACTAAGGGCATAATATTTACAGGAATAACAATACTTGCAGTTGTTCTGCATACTGCTGCATTAATATGCAGGTGGTATGTTGCAGGACATGCACCATGGAGTAACGCTTATGAATCTATGATATATATAGCATGGGCGGGTGCTCTTGCTGGTCTTTTATTCTTCCAAAGGTCGCTTTTAGCTATTGCAGCCACTAACTTTGTAGCAGGCACTACATTATTTGTTGCAAATTTAGGTTTTATGGACCCACAGATTGGCACATTAGTTCCAGTGTTAAAATCATACTGGCTTAATATCCATGTGTCAGTTATTACAGCAAGTTACAGCTTTTTTGGACTATGTTTTGTGCTTGGTATTATCAGTATGATACTTTTTGTTTTAAGAAGTCCAAAAAGAGCACATATTGACCAAAGTATAGTAAATGTGCACTGCATTAATGAAATTAGTATGATTTTAGGCTTAGGTCTGCTTACAATCGGCACATTTTTAGGTGGTGTATGGGCAAACGAAAGCTGGGGCAGATACTGGGGATGGGACCCAAAAGAAACATGGTCGCTGATTACTATTGTAGCATACACAATAATACTCCATGCAAGATTTATTAAAAAACTAAATAACCCTTATATATTCAGTGTATTAAGTACACTTGGCTTTTATACTGTGATGATGACATATTTTGGTGTAAACTATTATTTAAGTGGCATGCACTCTTATGCATCAGGTGAGCCAGTGCCAATACCAACATTCTTATATGTAATGGCTGCACTGCATATTGCATTAATTGCAGCATCTTTTATGAAAAGAAAACTTGCTATGCCATCTTTTTCACAAAATAAAGACAATGCATAA
- a CDS encoding SCO family protein yields the protein MEKHKIIKTVVISFISLFAAVLVFGAIVYYNEQNKYEFKGQSSQGEISLRDLRGHNVVIYFGYTYCPDVCPVTLETLSKAVESLKEYNITAKDLLLLYVTLDPARDTPEALDEYALWFYPNGMGIRFEEEDLKKIAKKYNIKYEIFPMEGSAVDYSVAHSSALFFFNKDGKLIDRITNLTVDNIAASIKKVMDIK from the coding sequence ATGGAAAAACATAAAATTATAAAAACAGTAGTTATTTCATTTATATCTTTATTTGCTGCAGTTTTAGTTTTTGGAGCAATAGTATATTATAATGAGCAGAATAAGTATGAATTTAAAGGGCAAAGCTCTCAAGGGGAGATTTCTCTAAGGGATTTAAGGGGGCATAATGTTGTTATATATTTTGGCTATACATACTGCCCTGATGTATGCCCTGTTACTCTTGAAACTCTTTCAAAAGCTGTTGAAAGTTTAAAAGAATATAATATCACAGCAAAAGACTTACTTTTATTATATGTTACATTAGACCCTGCAAGAGATACACCAGAAGCATTAGATGAATATGCTTTGTGGTTTTATCCAAACGGTATGGGCATCCGCTTTGAAGAAGAAGACCTTAAAAAAATTGCAAAAAAATATAATATAAAATATGAAATATTTCCAATGGAAGGCTCAGCTGTTGATTATTCTGTTGCTCACAGCTCTGCACTTTTCTTTTTTAATAAAGATGGAAAACTCATAGATAGAATAACAAACTTAACAGTTGATAATATTGCTGCTTCCATTAAAAAAGTAATGGATATTAAATGA
- the def gene encoding peptide deformylase, whose translation MKGFVMILEIKTFPSEILRKKAEEVTEFNEELHLLLDNMFETMYQAKGIGLAAPQVGVSKRFFVLDDMSGAENKNPMEIINPVFLEKEGEILEEEGCLSIPGEYAYVKRYMNVKVKYQDRFGNEKIIEATDRLSRILQHESDHLDGTLFIDRLPNTKRETIKKHVKKRINQGDYQVNQ comes from the coding sequence GTGAAAGGATTTGTTATGATTTTAGAAATAAAAACATTTCCAAGTGAAATATTAAGAAAAAAAGCGGAAGAAGTTACAGAGTTTAATGAAGAACTTCATCTGCTTCTTGATAATATGTTTGAAACAATGTATCAAGCAAAAGGTATTGGACTTGCTGCTCCGCAGGTTGGTGTATCTAAGCGTTTTTTTGTGCTTGATGATATGAGCGGTGCTGAAAATAAAAACCCTATGGAAATTATTAACCCTGTATTTTTAGAAAAAGAAGGCGAAATTTTAGAAGAAGAAGGCTGTCTTTCTATACCTGGCGAGTATGCATATGTTAAGCGGTATATGAATGTTAAAGTTAAATATCAGGACAGATTTGGCAATGAAAAAATTATAGAAGCAACTGACAGGCTTTCAAGAATTTTGCAGCATGAATCAGACCATCTTGACGGCACACTTTTTATTGACAGACTGCCTAATACTAAAAGAGAAACTATTAAAAAACATGTTAAAAAAAGAATTAATCAGGGCGATTATCAAGTAAATCAGTAA
- a CDS encoding DciA family protein produces the protein MKKLNQILKSSSNSAVLQMSHIYKIWYSVVMDNLKPVTTPYHFDPYTKTLTIKVHDNIWYTDLSYMTEDFKLILNEKGLDVLKVVFKYSPKYEKVKKQSQTAYNLSDKCKNYIENSVKKINNKKIAENFKEYLINYFQHNSFESWIIK, from the coding sequence ATGAAGAAGCTGAATCAGATATTGAAAAGCAGCTCTAACAGTGCAGTATTGCAGATGAGCCATATTTATAAAATATGGTATTCAGTAGTAATGGATAACTTAAAACCAGTTACTACTCCATATCACTTTGACCCTTATACAAAAACATTAACTATTAAAGTGCATGATAATATATGGTATACTGACCTTTCTTATATGACAGAAGATTTTAAATTAATACTTAATGAAAAAGGTTTAGATGTATTAAAAGTAGTTTTTAAATACAGCCCAAAATATGAGAAAGTAAAAAAACAAAGCCAGACTGCATATAATCTTTCAGATAAATGTAAAAATTATATTGAAAATTCTGTAAAAAAAATAAATAATAAAAAAATAGCAGAAAATTTTAAAGAATATTTAATAAATTATTTCCAGCACAATAGTTTTGAAAGCTGGATAATTAAGTGA
- a CDS encoding STT3 domain-containing protein codes for MADIRQIVAKNKIIQLFSSKYNSITAYMNFPTEHSKYSFIVFLIASLAAFFISVNARYDQFDVWKENKEQFFYENTPMMTTLDAYKYIRHAKELNAGKYVPAGDDIDIFYPEGVPFYDPAPLLSVILAKIHNITGVDYYNAAINMVPWLGSFFILAVCLYFYLAGYPALGIITGLLTTFAPVYYGRTAIGRFDTDGGNMFFLFLASLFVLAASKSKKETYLYIFSACLGLTMLAFQHFYNHILFNLVYFVVFAVCLFIYNHKYKNILLASLIYIISSNPLVFIDSLGALAGSMAVYIPFLPNNLASNSPVPWVYNTISEAAAESFSGIVNFTIQNTLLFILGLTGGILFFTANIKKALPLAPIFAMGFVTFISSGRFAMFLMPVIAAGLGYIIYIASHYIFRKLSKQYKSRSIYINTFAPLLLAVMLLTGIFAAKLTAYNMVPAPSINTSTYALIDKMAKELPDNSTIYTWWDYGLAITDVTGFPVYHSGMSQSTPKTWMIAKSFTGSQEELYNISSYIASGGYEEVQKMFKDNRTVDEVSSVMSSYDKGPEKENIYILFTFDMIQKYSAVSYLAGNAESIITTFCQPGNNNTLLCSNNININVETGMLTANANNIQLSKLMLTENGRLTDTQTYSLQIGYSVILLPAANGFITYILSPSLLNSSFVQLFLLQNADEKYFTPVMSQYPYGVVYKVNPICLYKQY; via the coding sequence ATGGCAGATATTAGACAAATAGTTGCAAAAAATAAAATAATACAGTTATTTTCTTCAAAATATAACAGCATAACTGCATATATGAACTTTCCAACAGAACACTCTAAATATTCCTTTATTGTGTTTCTGATTGCTTCACTTGCTGCCTTTTTTATTTCAGTTAATGCAAGGTATGACCAGTTTGATGTATGGAAAGAAAATAAAGAGCAGTTCTTTTATGAAAATACCCCTATGATGACTACCCTTGATGCTTATAAATACATAAGACATGCAAAAGAGTTAAATGCAGGAAAATATGTGCCAGCAGGAGATGATATTGATATATTTTATCCAGAAGGTGTGCCTTTTTATGACCCTGCACCACTTTTAAGTGTAATACTTGCAAAAATACATAATATTACTGGTGTTGATTACTATAATGCTGCTATAAATATGGTGCCATGGCTTGGCAGTTTTTTTATACTGGCAGTATGCCTTTATTTCTATTTAGCAGGCTATCCTGCATTAGGTATAATTACAGGGCTTTTAACCACTTTTGCACCTGTTTACTATGGCAGAACAGCAATAGGCAGATTTGATACTGACGGCGGAAATATGTTTTTTCTTTTTCTTGCCAGTTTGTTTGTGCTTGCTGCCTCTAAAAGCAAAAAAGAAACATATCTTTATATTTTTTCTGCATGTTTAGGGCTTACTATGCTTGCCTTTCAGCATTTTTATAACCATATACTTTTTAACCTTGTTTATTTTGTTGTGTTTGCTGTTTGTTTATTTATATATAATCATAAATACAAAAATATATTACTTGCTTCACTGATATATATTATATCATCCAACCCTCTTGTATTCATAGATTCTCTTGGTGCATTAGCTGGCTCTATGGCTGTATATATTCCATTCCTGCCAAATAATTTAGCATCTAACTCACCTGTCCCATGGGTATATAACACAATAAGTGAAGCTGCTGCAGAATCTTTCAGCGGAATAGTTAATTTTACAATTCAAAATACACTGCTTTTTATATTAGGGCTTACAGGCGGTATTTTATTTTTTACAGCTAATATCAAAAAAGCACTGCCACTTGCTCCAATTTTTGCCATGGGGTTTGTTACTTTCATAAGCTCAGGCAGGTTTGCAATGTTTTTAATGCCTGTTATTGCTGCTGGACTTGGCTATATTATATATATTGCTTCTCATTATATTTTTAGAAAATTATCAAAACAGTATAAAAGCCGCAGCATTTATATAAATACATTTGCACCACTTTTACTTGCTGTTATGCTTTTAACAGGCATCTTTGCTGCGAAACTAACTGCCTATAATATGGTGCCCGCACCATCTATTAATACTTCTACTTATGCCTTAATAGATAAAATGGCAAAAGAACTGCCTGATAATTCTACAATATATACATGGTGGGATTATGGACTTGCTATTACTGATGTTACAGGATTTCCTGTTTATCACAGCGGTATGAGTCAGTCTACTCCTAAAACATGGATGATTGCAAAAAGTTTCACAGGAAGTCAGGAAGAACTTTACAATATATCATCATACATTGCTTCCGGCGGATATGAAGAAGTGCAGAAAATGTTTAAAGATAATAGAACTGTTGATGAAGTATCATCTGTGATGAGCTCTTATGATAAAGGACCTGAAAAAGAAAATATTTATATATTATTTACTTTTGATATGATTCAAAAATACAGTGCTGTTTCTTATTTAGCAGGCAATGCTGAATCAATAATTACCACATTCTGCCAGCCCGGCAATAATAATACCCTTTTATGCTCAAATAATATAAATATTAATGTGGAAACAGGTATGCTTACAGCTAATGCAAATAATATACAGCTATCTAAACTTATGCTTACAGAAAATGGCAGATTAACTGATACACAGACTTATTCTCTGCAAATTGGCTATTCTGTTATTTTACTGCCTGCCGCAAATGGATTTATTACTTATATTCTTTCTCCATCACTTTTAAATTCATCATTTGTGCAGCTTTTTCTTTTGCAGAATGCTGATGAAAAATATTTTACTCCTGTTATGAGTCAGTATCCTTATGGGGTTGTTTATAAAGTAAATCCAATTTGTCTTTATAAACAATATTAA
- the rplU gene encoding 50S ribosomal protein L21 has protein sequence MFAVIKTGGKQYTVKEGDIFNVEKLEVEVGATHKFEEVLFISGDKQTAGSPFVKGASIDVEVLEHGKADRVYIFKKKRRKDYRKRQGHRQMFTKVKVVKING, from the coding sequence ATGTTCGCAGTAATTAAAACTGGTGGAAAACAATACACCGTAAAAGAAGGCGATATTTTCAATGTTGAAAAGTTAGAAGTTGAAGTAGGTGCCACTCATAAATTTGAAGAAGTTCTTTTTATTTCAGGTGATAAGCAAACTGCAGGTTCACCTTTTGTTAAAGGTGCTTCTATTGATGTTGAAGTGCTTGAACACGGAAAAGCTGACAGGGTTTACATATTCAAAAAGAAAAGAAGAAAAGATTATCGTAAACGCCAAGGTCATAGACAAATGTTTACTAAAGTAAAAGTTGTTAAAATTAATGGGTAG
- a CDS encoding thioredoxin family protein: MKKVLIMLSLVIFAACSKQDKKNIVMPVDKAMQQDNAKEYIDIFISDDNIYTKNNKGEDRLSILLFGADGCSACAAMKKSLTEKGSLSNFVKENYLPYYINISRKESWNINGKTLSLSELKEKFMIRGTPVTAIMYGDKILLIYPGYITQNRMLGIMEFFLDKSLYSLDKNIISEKLKEYYKEKNI, from the coding sequence ATGAAAAAAGTTCTGATTATGTTATCACTTGTTATTTTTGCTGCATGCAGCAAGCAGGATAAGAAAAATATCGTTATGCCTGTTGATAAAGCAATGCAGCAGGATAATGCAAAAGAATATATTGATATATTTATAAGTGATGATAATATATATACAAAAAACAATAAAGGGGAAGACAGATTAAGTATTCTTCTTTTTGGAGCAGATGGGTGCAGTGCATGTGCTGCTATGAAAAAATCACTAACTGAAAAAGGCAGTCTCAGCAATTTTGTAAAAGAAAACTATCTGCCTTATTATATAAACATCAGCAGAAAAGAAAGTTGGAATATTAATGGTAAAACTTTAAGTTTATCAGAATTAAAAGAAAAATTTATGATTAGGGGCACACCTGTAACTGCTATAATGTATGGGGATAAAATACTGCTTATATACCCGGGCTATATTACACAAAACAGAATGCTTGGAATAATGGAGTTTTTTTTGGATAAAAGCCTTTACTCTCTGGATAAAAATATAATATCAGAAAAATTAAAAGAATATTATAAAGAGAAAAATATATAA